The genomic segment TCCCGGGAACCCACATTGAGCCACACCCCCACCGCCACCGAATGGAAGTGAGGCACCTCCTCGGTGACGATGCGGAGCCCGTTACTCAGGACGCTTTTTTGGTACACGCCCCCCCCTGCGATCCGAATCGTCCGGCTGGGGGTTATCATTAGGAATCAAGGCCTTGATGGACAGGCGAATCTTCCCCTGCCGGTCCACGTCCAGAACCTTGACCGTGACTACGTCGCCTTCCTTGAGGATCTCGTCTACGGTTTTAACCCGGCGATGGGCCATCTCCGAGATGTGCACCAGGCCGTCGGTGCCCGGCAGGATTTCCACAAAAGCGCCGAAATCCATGATCTTCTTCACCTTGCCCGTGTAGGTGGCGCCGATTTCCGCTTCTTCGATGATCTCGTTGATCAACCGAATAGCTTCATTAGCCGCGGTCTGGTCGGCCGAGGAGATATGGATGCGGCCATCGTCTTCGATGTCGATCTTTACTCCGGTGGCCGCCACGATCGACTTCACCATTTTACCACCGGGTCCGATCACCTCCCGAATCTTGTCGGGATTGATGGTGAGCACGATGATCTTGGGCGCGTGTTCCTTGAGGGTGGGAGACGGCGCGTCGATAACTTCGTTCATCTTCCCCAGAATATGCAGCCGGGCCTCCCGGGCCTGAGTCAGGGCCTGGCCCATGATCTCCCGGGTCAATCCCGTCATTTTGATATCCATCTGGAGGGCGGTGATCCCGTCTGCGGTTCCGGCCACCTTGAAGTCCATGTCGCCGAGAGAGTCTTCATCGCCCAGGATGTCGGACAACACCGCTACCCGGTCGTCCTCTTTGATGAGACCCATGGCCACTCCGGCTACCGCCGCCTTGATGGGCACGCCCGCGTCCATCAGGGCCATGGAGCCCCCGCAGATCGTCGCCATGGAAGAAGAGCCGTTAGAGGAGAGGATTTCAGACACGATGCGGATGGTATAGGGAAACTCTTCCGCGGACGGCAGTACCTGGGAAATGGCGCGCTCGGCCAAGGCCCCGTGGCCAATTTCCCGTCGTCCAGGCCCTCTAATCATGCGGGTTTCCCCCACCGAATACGGGGGAAAATTATAGTGGAGCATGAAGGACTTGAAGGTCTCGCCCACCAGGGTCTCGATTTTCTGTTCATCCGAAGGGGTCCCCAGGGTGGCGACGGCCAGAGCCTGAGTTTCGCCGCGGGTAAAGACCGCGGAGCCGTGGCTACGGCTGAGGATGTTGATTTCTCCGGTAATAGGACGGACTTCGGTGTAGCTGCGGCCGTCGATGCGGCGTTGTTCCGTGAGCATCAAATTCCGCACCAGCTTTTTCTTAAACTCCGAGAAAAGGCCCTTGGCAACTTTCTCCAGACCTTCCACCTCGGACCCCAGGTCGGCCAGCACCTCATCACGCGCCTGATCCAAGGCCTTATAGCGGGCCTTCTTTTCAGGGATGACCACCGCGGCCAGGATCTTATCTTTGGCCAGGGCCTCGATTTTCTGACGCAACTCCGGGTAATCGGGCGGCTCTACCACCTGCCGTTTGGGCTCGCCGATCTCCCGGCCCATGCCCTTGATAAGCTCTAAGATGGGCTGGAGCTGCTCCTGGGCGAAAAACAGGGCTTCCAGCACTTCATCTTCCTGGATCATCCGCGCGCCGGCTTCCACCATCACCAGGCCCTGGGGCGCCCCGGCCACGATGAGATTCAAGGTGCTCTCTTTGAGCTGGGAATTGGTGGGATTGATTACGAGTTGCCCATCGACCTTGCCTACCCGCACTGCGGCCACCGGTCCGTTAAAGGGGATATCGGAGATCTCCAGGGCCGCGGCGGCGCCGTTTAAGGCGACGATATCCGGATCAATTTCCATGTCTCCGGAGAGCACGGTAGCAATAATCTGAATTTCGTTGACCGTCCCCTTGGGGAAGAGCGGCCTCATCGGCCGGTCAATGAACCGGGAGGTCAGGGTCTCTTTTTCTGAGGGCCGCCCGATTTCTCTCCGAAAGAAACTCCCGGGCACCCGTCCGGCGGCATAAGCCCTCTCCATGTAATCCACGGTCAGGGGTAAAAAATCAATGCCCTCTCTGGGTGAGTCGGACATGGTTGCGGTAACCAGGACCGCATTTTCCCCATAACGGACCAACACTGAACCGCTGGCCTGTTGGGCCAAATGACCCGTTTCGAAATAGAGGTCGCGACCCCCAATTTCTACTGTATATGTCTTTTTTGCCATATGATTCCGATGAGCCTCCTATTTTCTCAGGCCAAGTCGCTCGATCAAAGCCCGGTAACGTTCGATGTCTCTGTCTTTCAGATAATTCAGGAGGCGCCGGCGTTGTCCCACCAGCTTGATCAATCCCCGACGGGAATGGTGGTCCTTGGCATGGACCTTAAAATGATCCGTCAAGTAACTGATGCGCTCGCTCAAGATGGCCACCTGCACTTCCGGTGAGCCGGTGTCGGCGTCATGCAGCCGGTAACGATCAATAATCTCCTGTTTATGTTCTGTATCTAGGGCCACGTCTTCCTCCTTTTGTAGCAGTCAGCTATCAGCTAACAGCTGTCAGCTAAAACTTAAACAGCCTTCCAGCAATGTTGACCGCCTTATTTGCTCTTAAAAAATTTTCAGCATTCAGAATGCTATTGTTCCCATTCTTCTTGGCTCGACGCTTTAAGCAATAAGGGTTGAGCATGATGATATTGTTCCATCTTTTTAAAGCTGACCGCTCAAAAACACTCGCACCGGGGCCAGCACCGCCTGGGGCGTCAGGTTCCTTACCTGGGCCACAGCTATCAGTTCGGCGTCCGCCAGAATCCGCACCTGTTCGCCTTCATGCAAATCCGTTGCGCCGTGCACCAGAGGCCGGCCCTGGCGCAACTGCCGGGCTGCGGCTGCGTCCACCTCGATGGAGCGCAGCCTCGGCAGGCAGTCGGTAAGCGGCACAATCCGGCTCACCAGTCCCTCCTGGCTCAGCTCTGCCAAAGTCACCAGCGGAAGAGCGTCGTCCACCTTAAACGGTCCCACTGCCAGGCGGCGCAAGGCCGCCAGATGCGCCCCGCATCCCAGAACCTCGCCCAAATCCTGGGCCAGGGTGCGGATATAGGTGCCCTGGGAACAGGCAACCGTCATGGTAAACTCCGGGATAACCAGTTCGTCCACGGTCAAATCATAAATCGTCACGGTCCGGGGCGCCAACTCCGCCACCTCTCCCCGGCGGGCCAGACGGTAGGCGCGCTCTCCCTGGTAATGCACCGCGGAGTACTGCGGCGGCACTTGGGTCACCTCTCCCACAAGGCCGGTGGCCGCCTGGATAATCTCCTCCGGGGTCGGCATCGCCTCGTTGGTGGCAATGATCGTCCCGGTGCAATCCTGGGTGTCGGTGGTAACCCCCAATTTTACCCGCGCCCGGTAGGTCTTGGGTTCGGGCATCAGGTAGGGCACCAGCTTGGTGGCTTCCAGCAGGCACAGGGGCAACAGGCCCGTAGCAAAGGGGTCCAGGGTGCCAAGGTGACCGATCTTCCGAATCTTCAACACCCGCCGGGCCCGGCGCACCACCTCGAAGGAGGTCACGTCCGCGGGCTTGTCAATGAGGAGGATGCCGGAGATCATTAATTTGAGTCTTTCAGAATCTTGTTAACCTGCTTTTTTAATAACGAAAGCTTATTCTCAATAATGTCCCATATAGTCTCCAGGTCGATCCCTGGATATTCATGAATCAAGATATTTCTTAGACTAACAATCCTGCCCCACTCCACATCAGGGAATTTTATTCTAAATCCTTCGGGTAATCTTCTGGCAGCTTCACCAATTATTTCAAGATTCCGGATTACCGCGTCGATAGTTTTTCTATCATTACAAAAATCAACTAATGATAATCCTGCTGTATAATCTTGTATCCTTTCAATACATTCGATTATATCACTAAGGTAGATTTTATAATCCCTGGGCATAGATCGTTTCTTTTAATATCGGCTCTTTAAGCCTGGGCTTAAGAGCATCTTTCATTACCAAGTCCACGTCGCAGGCAAACAATTCTTCTAAATAATCTTTAAGATCCATATAAGCATCAAAACTCTTCTTCTCTAATTCTACCAGGAAATCTAGATCACTACTTTCCGTGGCTTCGCCCCGGGCCACGGAGCCAAACAGCCCCAAACTCCGGACCCCAAACCTTTTAAGCGTTTCCCGGTTCTCCTCGATGATTTTCAGGATTGCATCCGAACTTTTTTTCATAGCCTCTTTGCTTCCTCAATCCGGTTGTTATGCCCTGACCTCGATGTGGCTAAACTCTCAACGCTCTTCCGGTTCCCCTGGTCCATGCTGTTCCCTGGCCGCCTCAAACAACTTCTCCAACTGCGCCGCCCGGTCCAGACCTGGATCCGGCAGGAAGAAGAACTCCGGCATCAAACGGAAAAGGTTTTCTTTGGCCACTTCCTGTTTGATGAAGCCCAGGGCCTTGTCCAGCGCCTTGGTCACCTGGATTTTGTCCACGTTTTCCCGCACCACATAGAATACCCGGGCCTGCTTTAAATCCGGGCTCATCTCCACCTCGGTGAGGGTGAGTTCCTTGAGACGGGGGTCGGCGCACTTGTTGAGCAGGATCAGCGCCAGCCGTTCCCGGAGCAATTCCGCCACCCGGGTGGGGCGGCCCGTGGGGGTCCGTTGTTTCACGTGTCTCACTTCTCCAGGTAACAGAGTTCCACCTGGAAATCGATAATCTCCGCCAGGTTCTGGTTCTCGATATATTTCATGATTTGCTGCAGCCGGCTTTCCAGAAACTGGGAATCATTGCCCACCAGGGCCACGCCGATCTTGGCCTTCTGCCACAAATCGTTGTCACCCACTTCGGCTACGGCCGCCTCGAACTTGTGCCGCACTTTCTCGATCAGGCTTTTAACCACCCGCCGTTTACCCTTCAAGGAGTCGTTCTCCGGGATAATCAGCGTAATCAGGGCTGCGGCGATAATCATGGCGACTCACCCGGCTCCCTGGGGCCTGCTTATTCGGCTTGGATTTCGGGCCTGGCCGCCGGGGCCTCCAGGACGGCCTTCACCTTCTCTTGGATATAGGCTTCAATAATGTCGCCTTCTTTATAGTCGTTGAACCGGTCGATGCCGATACCGCATTCATACCCCGCCAGCACCTCTTTGGCATCCTCTTTGAAGCGCTTCAGGGAATTGATCTTGCCGCCTTCGGACACCTTCTTGCCACCGCGCAGCACCCGTGCCAGAGAGTTGCGTTCGATCTTGCCGTCCAGTACCATACAGCCGGCAATGGTTCCCACTTTGGTGATAGAAAAGACCTGGCGCACTTCGGCGCGGCCCATGATCTTCTCTTCCACGATGGGCTCCAGCAACCCTTCCAGGGCGGCATGAATATCATGCAACAGGGCATAGATGATGTCGTAATAGCGCACATCCACCTGCTCCTGCTCGGCCAGAGATATGGCCTTGGGATTGGCCCGGACATTGAACCCCACCACAATGGCATCCGAGGCCGAAGCCAGCATGATGTCGCTTTCGGAGACCTCGCCGAGACCGGAATGGATCATGGAGACCTTGATGTCTTTGGTCCCCAGCTCGGACAGAGCCTTGGCCAGGGCCTCGATGGAACCGTGCACGTCGGCCTTGAGCACCATCTTGAGTTCCTTGACCGCGCCATCCCGCACCTGCTGGTAGAGCTTTTCCAGGGTTACCCGGCTGATGCGGGCCAAAGTGGACTCTCGCTGCTTCTGCTGGCGCATCATAGCGATCTGCTTCGCCTTGCGCTCATCTTCCAGTACGATAAATTCGTCCCCGGCCTCGGGGACGCCGTTGAACCCCTGGACTTCCGCGGGCAGTCCCGGCGGCACTTCATCAATTTTTTCGCCCCGGTCGTCGAACAGGGCCCGCACGCGGCCATACTGCGGGCCGCACACAAAGTAATCCCCAGGCTTTAAGGTGCCTTCCTGGACCAGCACGGTACCCACCGGACCCCGCCCTTTATCCAGCCGGGATTCGATGATCCAGCCCGAGGCCGGTGCATTCGCCACGGCCTTGAGATCCAGGATTTCCGCCTGGAGGAGAATCTTCTCCAGCAATTCTTTGATGCCGATGCGTTTTTTAGCCGACACCTCGGTAAACAGGACGTCGCCGCCCCATTCTTCGGAAACCACGCCCGCGGTGGACAGTTCTCGTTTCACCCGCTCCGCGTTGGCATTGGGTTTGTCAATTTTGTTGACGGCCACCACCAGGGGTACGCCTGCTGCCCTGGCATGGTTAATGGCTTCCGTAGTCTGTTCCATGACGCCATCGTCTGCGGCCACTACCAGCACCACCAGGTCAGTGACCTTGGCGCCCCGGGCCCGCATCGCCGTAAAGGCCTCATGGCCCGGCGTATCCAGAAAGACCACTTCCCCTTGCTTTTCGGGCAGATTGACATAGTAGGCGCCGATATGCTGGGTAATGCCGCCGGCCTCCCCTTCAGTCACCCGGGTCCGGCGTATGGCGTCCAAGAGCGAAGTTTTGCCGTGGTCCACGTGCCCCATGATGGTAACCACCGGGGGCCGGGGAGTGGCCTCGCCTGCTTGGCGGGGAGCGACCGCCAGCAGATCTTCTTCCTGCATGCTGGCGTGTTCCACTTCATACCCGAATTCCCCGGCCACAAGGGTCGCGGATTCAAAATCAATGGGGTAATTAATAGTGGCGATTATGCCCATATGCATGAGCTGCTTGATGATTTCGCCGGACTTGATGCCCATGCGTTTGGCCAGCTCACCCACGGTGATGGATTCCCCCACCTTGACCCGCCGCTTGATGGCCTTGGGCACCGTGAGCTCCGACTTGGAGACCTTCTTGATGGCCTTCTTCATGCCTTTGCGGCGGCCCGAGCCTCGGGTCTCGCCTTCCGCACCGCTATACAGATCGGCCCGTTCCCTGACTTCCCGCTTTTTGACAGGTTTGGCCGCCCGAGCTGCCTCAGTTTCCGGGCGCTTGACCTTCTTCTTGCCCTGGCCGGCTTTCTTTTCTTCCACGACCACGGGGGGCTTGACCGGTCCGGCCCCTGGCCTAGCCGCGGCAGGCGCCGGTCTAGCTCCGGTGGGCCTGGCTGCGGGCCGTTCCGCCGCCGCGGGACGATGCACTGGCGCCGCCGGGGGGGGAGTAGCCGGTTTTTCAGGGGGTAGGCTGATAATCCGGGCCGGCATTTCTTTCTTCTTGGCTTTACCCCGCTGCCGTTTCAACGCCGCGCCTGAGTCCGCCGTCTGAGGCGGCTTTGGCGCGGCCGCAGGTGGTGTGGCCGCAGGCTGGGGTGGAGGTGGAGGCGGGGGTGTGACCGCTGCCACCTCGGGGATTTCGGGGGTTGCCTCGGGGGTCACTGCAGTCGGTCCTTCCGGTGCTGCAGGGGGTGCCGCGGCCGGGGGTGGCGGCGGCGCCACTTCAATGGGCGCAGGCTTCTCTTTGGGAGGCAGCGATACTACCCGGGCCACGGTCTCCTTGGGTTTCCGGGGCTTGATCACCGGCTTGGGAGGAGGCGGTGGCGCGGCTTCCGCCTCGGCAGTTTCCTCCGGGGGCGGTGCCGGCGGTATAACCGGGGGCGGCGGCGCCACCCGTCGACGGCGCTTGACCTTATCACCCACCCGCAGCTCCTCAACCTGAGGCACCGCGGTGGTGATCGTCTGGCGCGCCCGGGCCACTGTCTCATCATCCAACAGACTGAGATAGGTGATTTTTTCCTGCAGCCCCAGTTCATCCCGGAGACGGTGGATCAACTCTCCAACATCCATTTTCAATTCTTTGGCCAAATTTCCAATCCTGGTCTTACCCATATACGTAACCTAACCCCCGAAACTGATTTCGCCCTTGGCGGTGCACAATAATCTTTAACTTTCCTGGACCCCGGCCGTCTTCTCAGGGGTATCGGCCGCATCCTCCGGCCCGCCCCCTTGGATCATTTCCTGAGCCGCAGCGATGAGCGCCGTGGCCTTCTTCTCAGTCAATCCGGTGGACTGGAGCAGCTCATCCAGGCTGGTTTCCGCCACCTCCCGGGCCGACGAGTACCCTGCCTCATGCAAGAGACTGGCCGTGATCTCGCCCACGCCGGGAATGCTCAACAAAGAGAGATAACCTTCTTTCAATGATTTTGAGTACTTGGACTCGCTCTTGACGTCGATTTTCCAGCCCACCAGCCGCGACGCCAGCCTGACGTTCTGGCCCCGCTTGCCGATAGCCAGGGAAAGCTGATCATCCGGCACGATCACTTCCATGGTCTGGCTTTCCTTACTCATAATGATGCGGCTCACCTGGGCCGGGGCCAGGGCGTTGGTGGCAAACTTGGCCTCATCGGGATGCCAGGGGATGATGTCGATCTTTTCGCCCCGCAGTTCCTGCACGATGTTTTGGACCCGGGCCCCCTTCATGCCGACGCAGGCTCCCACCGGGTCTACATCCGAATCCCGGGAAGATACGGCGATCTTGGAACGGCTGCCCGGTTCCCGGGCGCAGCCCAAAATCTGGACGATGCCCTCGGAAATCTCCGGCACTTCGGATTCAAACAGGACCACCAGGAACTGGGGATGGGTCCGGGACAGGATGATCTGAGGACCCCGGGTCTGGCGCTTCACGTCCAGAACGTAGGCCCGGATGCGCTCCCCTTTATGGTAGATTTCCCGGGGGACCTGCTCCATAGGCGGCAGCAAAGCTTCGGTGCGCCCCAAATTGACGATGATACCCTCGGGGTCCAGGCGCTGCACGATGCCGTTCATGATCTCGCCTTTACGATCCTTGTAGTCTTCGTACACCAGGTCTCGCTCGGCGTCTTTCATGCGCTGCATGATCACCTGTTTGGCCGACTGCGCCGCAATGCGCCCGAAGGCCGAGGCGTCCATTTTAAAGCCCAGGCTGTCGCCCACTTCGCATTCCGGGTCCTCTATCCGGCCCTCTTCCAAAGAAATTTCCAGGTTGGGGTCTTTGACGCCCTCCACCACTTGCTTATATTGAAAGACCTCGATCTCCCCGGTTTCGTCCTGGTATTCCACCTCGATTTCCAGACGCGGGCCATACTTCTTTTTGGCGGCGGAACGAATGGCGTCCTTAATGGCACCGATGAGCAGCTCTTTATCGATCCCCTTATCGCGGCTTACCTGATCGATGATGCGCTTCAATTCAATATTCATGCGAGGTACTAGCCCTCCTTGCCAATATTTTTCTGGTCGATATCCAGCCGGGCCCGGGCGATCTCACTCAAGGGGATACACACGATGTGATCTCCCTCTTTGAGATAAACCCCATCGTCTTCCAGACCTTGCAGGATGCCGCTATGCACCTGGCTGCCTTCCCAAGGCGCCCGGGTGGTGACCCGCACCAGCCGGCCCACGAAACGTTGATAATCCTGGGGCTTCTTCAGAGCCCGGGTCAGGCCCGGCGACGACACCTCCAGGGTGAAGGAACTGGGGATGACGTCGTGGACATCCAACAGGCCGCTCACGATCCGGCTGATCCGGGTGATCTCCTCCAGGGTGATGCCTCCGCCGGGACGGTCCACAAACAGGCGCAGGATGGCGCGTCCTCGCCGGGGCCGGGCGTATTGCAATTCCACCAGCTCTGCGCCCTGGGATTCCAGGAGCGGCAGGATCAGCTCCTCCAACCGGGTTACCACGTCTGCTTTGGTTCCAACTTCGTCTGTCACGGTCAACCTGTCGGGAAAAGTTCGTCCCTGTGGATATTGCCCTTCTATTGCTTAAACCGTCAGGCTGACTTGCCCCAACCTGTTCACTCGGCATCAGAACAAAGCCGCCGCCGGCCCCGATCATGGTGCCGTACAGCCCCACTCCCCACGCCCAACCCGATGAGCCAGAAATAGTCTGCAGGGCTGAACGCCGGCATCTAAGCCCTCTTGCTACATCCCAGACCACTTTTTGAGTGCCGACTATCGATAGGCTTCCCGGCGATGTCGAACCTGAGTAACCACAATCAGGTTCACCGAATCATCTATTTCATAAACGAGACGATATTGTCCGATGCGAATTCTATATAATCTTTCATGTCCTTGGAGCTTCCGAACCCCTCTTGGACGAGGCTTTTGCCGCAATCTCTCCACTGTCCCCTCCACCCGTTGCTTGATTTCCGATGGGAGAGAACGAAATTCCTTGGCCGCCGAAACCTTAAATTGAATCCTATAGTCAGACAGCCTTGGTCTCCTCTGCTGACATTTCGGCCTTTAAATTATCCCAGTCCACCGTGGGTTCGTCTTTCCGAGATTGCGCCACCAGGACATCATAGAGGTCTTCCCAGAGTTCGCCCCACTCCGAAAGATCAATGAGAACGGCTTTCTTTTTGCCGGTATCATCTACGACAAATTGGATGCCCTTCATTTCATCCTCGCTTATTTGCTCATCAGCCGATGTTAACCCCATACTGATAATCAACTTGTACCAAACAAAAAAAGCGGGCCGCAGCCCACTTCCGGGAAAATCCAAGATAAAGGTCAATCTCGGGGCACCCCAGAGCAACTACTTATCTCCGCCCTTAAAGTTAGCCGGCCATCCTGCCCCTTACTGTCGGCAACCTCAATGGGGGAAGCGGGTTTCCCCGGTGGACCGGTTGGCCTGCATCGCCAACCGTCTCGCCCCCGGGGCTGGAGCGGGCAACGGGATTCGAACCCGCGACACCAAGCTTGGGAAGCTTGTACTCTACCAACTGAGCTATGCCCGCTCAACAAGTATGTATAATAAATTCCAGGGGAAAAGTCAAGGCATTTTACCATCGAAGGCCTGAGTTGCCGGCCCTCCCCCACCCGATGCAACTTTATTCACTTTCCTGCTTGGAAAATTAAAAATCCGCTTAAGTTACTTTTAAGAACCTCCGATGGGGCTTTTAAATGATTGGCACCGGAGGTCTCACATGGCATGGCAATATGTTGAAAATGTACGGATTCGATTTATCCTCACGGGATTGGTCACCCTGATGCTGCTCGTTTCCATGGCCTCAGCGCAATCCGTTCGAGGGGATGCGCCCCAGGACCTGTTGCCTCAGCCCCCTTGCCTGGAGAAATCTATCCGGCCCCCGGACCGGCCTTCTGTAGCTGACGAGTCTGCCATAGGAACGAATTTTGGAACCGAACCCGCAGCCTCGCACCGGTTTCAGGCCACTTCCCTGTCCCCCTTGCCACCTGCGTCCGCCTTCGCCTTGCAGGCCGATCTGCGTAAATTTCTCGATACCTGGCCGACCCCGGGAACCACGGTTGCCCGGAATGAACCGCCGGATGGGGAATTGACCGACGAAGACCTCATGTAGGCAAGGATAAAATGTGGCGTAGGCACCCTCGCTTGCGCCTTAACCATAGATACTCATCCTCAGATGCACCCGCCGCACAGGCCGTCGATGTCCCCGGCGTGGAGGTAGCAGAAATCCTGGCCGCACTTGGTGCAGTCGTCCACATATGGCTCCAGGCAAAAGTCGCACTGGCGCTCACGATCCACCTGGTAGTCATCGGGATGCAGCGGTATCTCGATTTTATGGCTCTCTTTCAAGTGAGCGAAGATATCGGCCTCACTCAATTCCCGGTCTCGATTCCATCTCGATCTCAGGCCACAATGGCCACAGATCGCACGGTGTCGCCACATAATTCCTTCCTTGAGCTTCAGATTGAGACTGATTAAGAGGGCAGGTTATGAAAGAAGTTCAATCCGTTTAGTTCCTCCCCCTTGATGGGGAGGCTGAGTTGGGGGTGACGGTAACTCTTTATTTACTCCAATCTAAAAATCTCTTCATCAAGGGCTTAGGACCTGCCGGGCCACGGCGATATCCGCGTGGATCTGGGCCGCCAGGGCCTCAAGAGAAGGAAAGCGCTGCTCCTCCCGCAACCGGGCGACAAATTGTACCTCCAAAGGTTCGCCGTACAAATCGCCGGAAAAATCCAGGAGATGCACCTCAAGGGAAAGCTCGGAATTATCAAAGGTGGGACAGGTGCCGATATTGGCCACCCCGGGAAGAATAGCGTCGCCCCGGCTGACCCAGACCGCGTAAATACCGCTGGCCGGTAACAGCTCGTTCGGCGTCAAGATATTGGCCGTGGGCACTCCTAAAAGCTTGGCCCCTCGTCCCTTGCCCTGGACTACCCGGCCCGCCACGCCGTAAGGCCGCCCCAGGAGCCGTCCGGCTTCCGTCACTTTCCCCAGCCTCAGCATAGCCCGGATCAGGGAACTACTCACCACCGCGCCCTGGACTTCCACCCCCCAAACCACCTGTACGGTAAACCCATGGACGGATCCCATCTCCCGGAGAAGGTCGATATTACCCTCCCGGCCCCGGCCGAAACAGTAGTCATGACCCACCACCACTTCCCGGGCCCGAAGGCGCTCGCAGAAATATTGTCTCACAAACTCCCGAGCCGGCAGCGCCGCAAATTTTAGGGAAAACGGCAGAACCACCACCGCATCCAACCCGGCATCGGCCAGGAGCTTGAGTTTCTGATCCTGGGTAGTCAGGAGTGGCAAGTTGACTTCAGGCCGCAAGACCTTTACGGGATGGGGATTAAAAGTTACCGCCACAGCCTGCCCCCCCAGCTCACGGGCCCGCTTTTGCACCCGGTCCAGGATTGCCCGGTGCCCCAGGTGGACTCCGTCAAAATTGCCAATAGTGACCACCGTTCGGGAAAAAGCTGACTCCCCGGGGGGGAGATCATGATATACCATCAATGCGTTCGCCTCTCGCAGTTTGACCTTGACAAGATTTATCTTAAAATTATATATATTGAATTCGGAAATAGCCAGGGTGAAGCGCTTAGGTTTTCCCCGGCATCCGGCCGAAGTGGCGGAACTGGTAGACGCGCTGGGTTCAGGGTCCAGTGGGGGTTTCCCCGTCGGGGTTCAAATCCCCGCTTCGGCACCATTTGATTAATTAAGGCGTAATCTCAATGGGTTACGCCTTTTGTTTTGGGCATTCGCCCCGGTTTGTCCCCGCTTTTGTCCCCGGTGAAACCAGCAAATATGCCGACTACCCAATAACTGTTTACCGGGGCGAGCGGGGACAATTGCCCCCGGGTCCTGTTATCATCCCACCTTCCCTGATGGAGTTACAGATGTGAGAAAACAGATTTTATTTGCCCTCGTTTTTTCCTTGACAAGGCTGAAGATTTATAATTTAATCTGTGCACAAATTGCTGTTATAGCACAATTGGCACAAGCCAGAGAGGAGTTGACGGATGATCATTATTCATGTCCTCACCTTGGCTCAAGAGATCGGCGTTCATCGCAACACCATCCGTAACTGGGTGAAGACCGGCCGCATCGAAGCCCGTCCCGGGCCCGGCAAAGGCCTTCTGTTCACCCCGGATGCGTTCGAACGCCTCTGCCAGGAATTTCACTTGGACCCTGAGCGTCTTCCCATTGCCATGAGTTGCCAACTGGCACCTGCTCCCCTGACCCTGACCCCGGAATCTCTCCTCGCCAACCCAACCGTCGATCGCCCCGGCAAAACCGTGGGATCGGTCATGGTGGTAGGCGGCGGCATTGCCGGCATCCAGGCGGCCCTGGATTTGGCCGATTCGGGCTATTATGTCCACCTGGTGGAAAAAAGCCCCGGCATCGGCGGCAAGATGAGCCAACTGGACAAGACCTACCCCACCAACGACTGCGCCATGTGAATTATCTCGCCCAAGCTGGTTGAGTGCGGTCGGCACTTAAACATCGAGCTTCTCACTCTTTCCCAAGTAACCGATATTTCCGGTCCCCCGGGCAATTTCACCGTCACGGTCACCCAAGAGCCGCGCTATGTCGATATGGACAAGTGCATCGCCTGTGGCCTCTGTGCCCAGAAATGCCCCAAAAAGGTGGACGACGACTACAACGCCAATATGGGCCAACGCAAGGCCATCTACCTTAAGTACAGCCAGACGGTGCCATTGAAGTATGCCATTGACGCCGAAAACTGCCTCT from the Desulfobaccales bacterium genome contains:
- the infB gene encoding translation initiation factor IF-2, which produces MGKTRIGNLAKELKMDVGELIHRLRDELGLQEKITYLSLLDDETVARARQTITTAVPQVEELRVGDKVKRRRRVAPPPPVIPPAPPPEETAEAEAAPPPPPKPVIKPRKPKETVARVVSLPPKEKPAPIEVAPPPPPAAAPPAAPEGPTAVTPEATPEIPEVAAVTPPPPPPPQPAATPPAAAPKPPQTADSGAALKRQRGKAKKKEMPARIISLPPEKPATPPPAAPVHRPAAAERPAARPTGARPAPAAARPGAGPVKPPVVVEEKKAGQGKKKVKRPETEAARAAKPVKKREVRERADLYSGAEGETRGSGRRKGMKKAIKKVSKSELTVPKAIKRRVKVGESITVGELAKRMGIKSGEIIKQLMHMGIIATINYPIDFESATLVAGEFGYEVEHASMQEEDLLAVAPRQAGEATPRPPVVTIMGHVDHGKTSLLDAIRRTRVTEGEAGGITQHIGAYYVNLPEKQGEVVFLDTPGHEAFTAMRARGAKVTDLVVLVVAADDGVMEQTTEAINHARAAGVPLVVAVNKIDKPNANAERVKRELSTAGVVSEEWGGDVLFTEVSAKKRIGIKELLEKILLQAEILDLKAVANAPASGWIIESRLDKGRGPVGTVLVQEGTLKPGDYFVCGPQYGRVRALFDDRGEKIDEVPPGLPAEVQGFNGVPEAGDEFIVLEDERKAKQIAMMRQQKQRESTLARISRVTLEKLYQQVRDGAVKELKMVLKADVHGSIEALAKALSELGTKDIKVSMIHSGLGEVSESDIMLASASDAIVVGFNVRANPKAISLAEQEQVDVRYYDIIYALLHDIHAALEGLLEPIVEEKIMGRAEVRQVFSITKVGTIAGCMVLDGKIERNSLARVLRGGKKVSEGGKINSLKRFKEDAKEVLAGYECGIGIDRFNDYKEGDIIEAYIQEKVKAVLEAPAARPEIQAE
- a CDS encoding bifunctional riboflavin kinase/FAD synthetase yields the protein MVYHDLPPGESAFSRTVVTIGNFDGVHLGHRAILDRVQKRARELGGQAVAVTFNPHPVKVLRPEVNLPLLTTQDQKLKLLADAGLDAVVVLPFSLKFAALPAREFVRQYFCERLRAREVVVGHDYCFGRGREGNIDLLREMGSVHGFTVQVVWGVEVQGAVVSSSLIRAMLRLGKVTEAGRLLGRPYGVAGRVVQGKGRGAKLLGVPTANILTPNELLPASGIYAVWVSRGDAILPGVANIGTCPTFDNSELSLEVHLLDFSGDLYGEPLEVQFVARLREEQRFPSLEALAAQIHADIAVARQVLSP
- the nusA gene encoding transcription termination factor NusA; this encodes MNIELKRIIDQVSRDKGIDKELLIGAIKDAIRSAAKKKYGPRLEIEVEYQDETGEIEVFQYKQVVEGVKDPNLEISLEEGRIEDPECEVGDSLGFKMDASAFGRIAAQSAKQVIMQRMKDAERDLVYEDYKDRKGEIMNGIVQRLDPEGIIVNLGRTEALLPPMEQVPREIYHKGERIRAYVLDVKRQTRGPQIILSRTHPQFLVVLFESEVPEISEGIVQILGCAREPGSRSKIAVSSRDSDVDPVGACVGMKGARVQNIVQELRGEKIDIIPWHPDEAKFATNALAPAQVSRIIMSKESQTMEVIVPDDQLSLAIGKRGQNVRLASRLVGWKIDVKSESKYSKSLKEGYLSLLSIPGVGEITASLLHEAGYSSAREVAETSLDELLQSTGLTEKKATALIAAAQEMIQGGGPEDAADTPEKTAGVQES
- the rimP gene encoding ribosome maturation factor RimP, which produces MTDEVGTKADVVTRLEELILPLLESQGAELVELQYARPRRGRAILRLFVDRPGGGITLEEITRISRIVSGLLDVHDVIPSSFTLEVSSPGLTRALKKPQDYQRFVGRLVRVTTRAPWEGSQVHSGILQGLEDDGVYLKEGDHIVCIPLSEIARARLDIDQKNIGKEG